A genomic stretch from Desulfolutivibrio sulfodismutans DSM 3696 includes:
- a CDS encoding amphi-Trp domain-containing protein, which translates to MSQKGKFSYESLQDSQILLTYLKALVQGFESGTMRFSVKDDEIELHPTGLIHFGVEAKAKRDRMKLILKFAWREGEDDPRAGHDVLRVEAEKP; encoded by the coding sequence ATGTCCCAGAAAGGCAAATTCTCCTACGAATCCCTCCAGGATTCGCAGATCCTGCTCACCTACCTGAAGGCTTTGGTGCAGGGCTTCGAATCCGGGACCATGCGGTTTTCGGTCAAAGACGACGAGATCGAGCTGCATCCCACGGGGCTGATCCACTTCGGGGTGGAGGCCAAGGCCAAGCGGGACCGCATGAAGCTGATCCTCAAGTTCGCCTGGCGCGAGGGCGAGGACGACCCCCGGGCCGGACACGACGTGCTTCGCGTCGAGGCGGAGAAACCGTGA